In Desulfobulbus oralis, one DNA window encodes the following:
- a CDS encoding TIGR01777 family oxidoreductase — MRRRPEQKAREVYWNPARGELNLQDLPHFDGVIHLAADNIGEGRWTAAKKERVIASRLQGTSLLIREIARCASRPEVLLSASAIGFYGDCADRLVSEDDQAGSAFISEVCARWEAAAGSARDLGIRTVCLRLGVVLTPKGGALARLLAPSALGFSSRFGNGRQYISWIGLHDAIGAMLHALVSKSLQGPVNIVAPEPVTNRELLATLARVLRRPLLPPVPAGLVRLLFGQMGQEVLLDSCRASAAKLLASGYRFRHPDLSTALRTLLGRV; from the coding sequence GTGCGGCGGCGGCCGGAGCAAAAGGCCAGAGAGGTGTACTGGAATCCGGCCAGGGGCGAACTCAACCTGCAGGATCTGCCCCACTTTGACGGCGTCATCCATCTGGCTGCCGACAACATTGGCGAGGGTCGCTGGACAGCGGCAAAAAAAGAGCGGGTGATCGCCAGCCGCCTGCAGGGGACTTCGTTGCTGATCCGGGAGATTGCCCGCTGCGCCTCCAGGCCGGAGGTGCTGCTCAGCGCCTCTGCCATCGGCTTTTATGGCGATTGTGCGGATCGCCTGGTCAGCGAGGACGATCAGGCCGGCTCCGCCTTCATTTCCGAGGTCTGTGCCAGATGGGAAGCGGCAGCCGGAAGCGCCAGGGATCTGGGCATCCGCACCGTCTGCCTGCGTCTGGGGGTGGTGCTCACGCCCAAAGGCGGCGCCCTGGCCCGCCTGCTGGCGCCTTCGGCTCTTGGTTTCAGCAGCCGTTTTGGCAATGGCCGGCAGTACATCAGTTGGATCGGCCTGCACGACGCCATTGGCGCGATGCTGCACGCGCTGGTCAGTAAAAGCCTGCAGGGGCCGGTGAATATAGTCGCTCCGGAACCGGTGACAAACCGCGAACTGCTGGCCACTCTCGCGCGCGTGCTGCGCCGGCCGCTGCTGCCGCCGGTGCCCGCCGGGCTTGTGCGGCTGCTCTTTGGCCAGATGGGACAGGAGGTGCTCCTGGACAGTTGCCGTGCTTCTGCCGCCAAGCTGCTCGCCTCGGGCTACCGTTTTCGTCATCCAGACCTGTCAACAGCGCTCAGGACCCTGCTCGGCAGGGTCTGA